Proteins encoded together in one Chitinophaga sp. LS1 window:
- a CDS encoding GH1 family beta-glucosidase, which produces MEQFSAPFHRHDFGAHFLWGITISAFQNEGAHDHDGKGASIWDDFTARKGKIKDGTHAQVTTDFYNRYRDDILLAKSMGFKIFRFSIAWPRILPNGTGAINPAGIDFYHRIIDTCLELDMVPYVTLYHWDLPLALEHKGGWCHRGIIFAFEEYVRICVEAYGDKVKNWVVMNEPFGFTSLGYMLGVHAPGKFGLSYFFPAVHHALLAQAAGAKVIRELVKGANIGIALSCSYILPNTQSQADIQAARKADALFNRIFLEPILGMGYPVADFPLLGKIERRYALWRDRDNLSFDYDFIGVQNYFPLVIRRNPFMPIVGVSEVKPRYRKVPVTAMGWEISGEGIYNILKQFAAYPNIPRLIVTENGAAFNDVLTEGRIHDTDRINYFITYLEAILKAKNEGVPLDGYFVWTLTDNFEWAEGYRARFGLAHVDLDTQVRTLKDSGLWFQDFLHDK; this is translated from the coding sequence ATGGAACAATTTTCAGCACCCTTCCACCGCCACGATTTTGGAGCGCATTTCCTCTGGGGCATCACCATTTCTGCATTTCAGAATGAAGGTGCACATGATCATGACGGAAAAGGCGCTTCCATCTGGGATGATTTTACAGCCCGCAAGGGTAAGATCAAAGATGGCACCCATGCACAGGTCACAACGGATTTCTACAACAGATACCGGGATGATATTCTTCTCGCCAAATCTATGGGTTTTAAAATATTCCGTTTTTCTATAGCATGGCCACGTATTTTGCCTAATGGTACCGGGGCCATCAATCCTGCCGGCATTGACTTTTATCACCGCATTATAGATACCTGCCTGGAACTGGACATGGTTCCTTATGTGACTTTATATCACTGGGACCTGCCGCTGGCATTAGAGCATAAAGGAGGCTGGTGCCACAGAGGTATCATCTTCGCCTTTGAAGAATATGTGCGGATCTGTGTAGAAGCTTACGGAGATAAAGTGAAAAACTGGGTGGTGATGAATGAGCCGTTTGGTTTTACATCGCTGGGCTATATGTTAGGAGTACACGCTCCGGGTAAATTTGGATTATCTTATTTCTTCCCGGCAGTGCACCATGCTTTACTGGCACAGGCCGCCGGCGCCAAGGTGATCCGTGAGTTGGTAAAAGGTGCAAATATCGGGATTGCATTGTCCTGCTCTTATATTTTACCCAATACCCAAAGTCAGGCAGATATCCAGGCGGCCCGCAAGGCAGATGCGCTATTCAACCGGATCTTTCTGGAGCCTATCCTGGGTATGGGCTATCCTGTAGCTGATTTCCCCTTACTGGGCAAAATAGAGCGCCGCTATGCCCTCTGGCGGGATCGCGATAACCTGTCCTTCGACTACGACTTTATAGGGGTACAGAATTATTTCCCGCTGGTGATCCGCCGGAATCCGTTTATGCCTATCGTTGGCGTATCGGAAGTAAAGCCACGTTACCGCAAGGTACCGGTGACTGCAATGGGGTGGGAGATTAGTGGAGAAGGGATATATAATATCCTGAAACAGTTTGCTGCCTATCCGAATATCCCCAGGCTGATTGTTACTGAAAACGGGGCGGCTTTCAACGATGTATTGACAGAGGGGCGTATTCACGACACAGACAGGATTAACTACTTTATCACCTACCTGGAAGCGATTCTGAAGGCAAAGAACGAAGGAGTGCCATTGGATGGCTACTTTGTGTGGACGCTAACAGACAACTTTGAGTGGGCGGAAGGGTACCGCGCCCGTTTTGGATTGGCGCATGTAGATCTCGATACACAGGTGCGCACCCTGAAAGACTCGGGGTTATGGTTCCAGGATTTCCTGCATGATAAATGA